One stretch of Tenacibaculum sp. MAR_2010_89 DNA includes these proteins:
- a CDS encoding heme NO-binding domain-containing protein, whose protein sequence is MKGIVFTEFLEMVEQKFGLETTDTIITKSNLKSEGVYTSVGTYDFGEMVSLITNLSEETKIDVPTLIYTYGLYFFDTLKNGYPNIFKHYKTGFNLISGIEKHIHVHVRKIYPDAELPSFITHEETDTKLIIEYQSERAMSSFAQGLMERTLEHYNEEVTIKKELLNSDGTKVLFTLVRNV, encoded by the coding sequence ATGAAAGGAATTGTATTTACCGAATTTTTGGAAATGGTTGAACAAAAATTTGGATTAGAAACTACAGACACCATTATTACAAAATCAAATTTAAAATCAGAGGGTGTATACACTTCAGTAGGTACATACGATTTTGGAGAAATGGTAAGCTTAATAACCAATCTTAGCGAGGAAACTAAAATAGACGTTCCTACCTTAATATATACCTATGGGTTATATTTTTTTGACACTTTAAAAAATGGATACCCTAATATTTTTAAACATTACAAAACTGGTTTTAACCTTATCTCGGGTATAGAAAAGCATATACATGTTCATGTAAGAAAAATTTATCCTGATGCTGAACTCCCTAGTTTCATTACTCACGAGGAAACTGATACCAAATTAATTATCGAATACCAATCTGAAAGAGCTATGTCTTCCTTTGCACAAGGACTTATGGAACGTACATTAGAGCATTATAATGAAGAGGTTACAATAAAAAAAGAATTACTGAATTCTGATGGAACTAAAGTTTTATTTACACTAGTAAGAAATGTCTGA
- a CDS encoding response regulator, which translates to MNLNILLVEDDEIEKLKFDRALKKLKLNHSVSKASNGEEALQKCKESLPNLILLDLNMPKMNGFEFLSILKSDENLKFVPTVVFTTSNNHHDMINAYKIGIAGYVVKPLRYEDYVNQIDKIIDYWSMNELVSL; encoded by the coding sequence ATGAATTTAAATATATTACTTGTTGAAGATGACGAAATAGAGAAACTAAAGTTTGACCGAGCTTTAAAAAAGTTAAAGTTAAATCATTCAGTTTCCAAGGCTAGTAATGGTGAAGAAGCTTTACAAAAATGTAAAGAAAGTTTGCCTAATTTAATTCTATTAGATTTAAATATGCCTAAAATGAATGGGTTTGAATTTTTATCTATTTTAAAATCTGACGAAAACTTAAAATTTGTTCCTACTGTGGTATTTACAACCTCAAATAATCATCATGACATGATTAATGCATACAAAATAGGTATTGCTGGTTATGTTGTAAAACCATTGCGTTATGAAGATTATGTGAATCAAATTGATAAAATAATTGACTATTGGTCTATGAATGAATTAGTCTCTTTATAA
- a CDS encoding T9SS type A sorting domain-containing protein, with protein MNKKYFINLLLLTLISIQPLISQNTPFNCDYYAYLFQKNDVFAVDLASGSAYEVATDITTGNINGAGYNPKDGYIWGSLTYPQKSIVRIGKNFSTTTYTIDALPTSNRYIGDVSHEGIYYSKSGGDTYYIIDLDPESPTHLTSLGTGTLSQSILVHDWAFNSLDNHLYTVEKGTNKLYRINASTGNVENLGVVPALAGLNYTYGAVYFDNMGNFYVSANQTGTVYIINEVTNINNGSSINSNLFAFGPSSSSNDGARCPTAPVPMEDCTNGIDDDGDGLADCDDPSCSGVSACPTIVAPTTSGNNGGLESNNRLSQQINKRNYNRIKTNYTFRKETAKRIVKKSTYAQRGAKKALTLNDFIPLKVINEDEAIESSPTDLIKITNATDIVSVDYQRKNKTVASILALKTEDKVYEHTKYICDRLLGAELLSVSTIQIEEHNFIKSIIKNVDGGVEFVLSLSARESSDGQNFIIENHWNLDKYKSETGYFNFQIWSNSIDDLMLLSTEVIRLLDVKKTIDTYNISPPPPVFVKKGFYKNGVLNLDIVNVNGSTTVEFDAGFKQTETSNLDNMSSTIVLDKKYISNVILDTGKLFDIGFRIGDGTNTPDDLFMSDGSWGVDDAATSTNVTDFTVTPNEDQTDDTEMSIERNINLKASTKEYVSVYKAFNPRFKSVDISSYNALKFKGNGTGTLEVRFIKESINVWEDQFNATVNLGTTNQEYTILFDDFTSTKNSKADFSDVVTLVFTMVSKNGEKQVKEMNISELKLVNSSALSTNDEANSLANQISVTPNPMIESANVQFNSSQYQNGSLILYNQLGQIIQKSDLKINSGKNEVTIYRNKLATGVYFFKIKSDNLNYITKKLVIK; from the coding sequence ATGAATAAGAAATACTTTATTAACCTTCTTCTTTTAACCTTAATTTCAATTCAACCTTTAATTTCACAAAACACTCCTTTCAATTGTGATTATTATGCATATCTTTTTCAAAAAAATGACGTATTTGCTGTAGATTTAGCATCTGGGTCCGCTTATGAAGTTGCAACGGATATAACAACAGGAAATATTAACGGAGCTGGATATAATCCTAAAGATGGTTATATATGGGGATCTTTAACATACCCTCAAAAGTCAATCGTTAGAATTGGAAAAAATTTTTCCACAACAACCTACACTATTGATGCATTACCTACCTCAAACAGATACATAGGTGATGTAAGTCATGAGGGAATTTATTATTCTAAATCTGGTGGAGATACATATTACATTATAGATTTAGATCCTGAATCTCCAACACATTTAACCTCATTAGGAACAGGTACACTTTCACAAAGTATTTTGGTTCATGATTGGGCATTTAACTCTTTAGACAACCACCTATATACTGTTGAAAAAGGAACTAATAAATTATATAGAATTAATGCTTCAACTGGTAATGTTGAAAATCTAGGTGTAGTACCAGCATTAGCTGGGTTAAACTATACTTATGGTGCAGTCTATTTTGATAACATGGGGAATTTTTATGTATCAGCAAATCAAACAGGAACTGTTTATATCATAAATGAAGTTACCAACATAAATAATGGTAGTAGTATTAACTCTAATCTTTTTGCTTTTGGACCATCTAGTTCTAGTAATGATGGAGCACGTTGTCCAACTGCGCCAGTACCTATGGAAGACTGTACAAATGGAATTGATGATGATGGTGATGGATTAGCAGATTGTGATGATCCTTCTTGTTCAGGAGTATCTGCTTGTCCAACAATAGTTGCACCAACAACTAGTGGTAATAATGGAGGCTTAGAAAGTAACAATAGATTATCTCAACAAATTAATAAACGTAACTATAATAGAATAAAAACTAATTATACTTTTAGAAAAGAAACAGCTAAAAGGATAGTGAAAAAATCTACATACGCCCAAAGAGGTGCTAAAAAAGCATTAACTTTAAATGATTTTATTCCTCTAAAAGTTATAAATGAAGACGAAGCTATTGAATCATCACCTACTGATTTAATAAAAATCACAAATGCTACAGATATAGTATCTGTTGATTATCAAAGAAAAAATAAAACTGTAGCTTCTATCTTAGCTTTAAAAACTGAAGACAAAGTATATGAGCACACTAAATATATATGTGATCGTTTATTAGGTGCTGAATTATTATCTGTTTCAACAATCCAAATTGAAGAACATAATTTTATTAAATCAATTATTAAAAATGTAGATGGTGGTGTTGAATTCGTTTTAAGTTTATCAGCTAGAGAATCAAGTGATGGTCAAAACTTCATAATTGAAAATCACTGGAATTTAGATAAGTATAAATCTGAAACTGGATATTTTAATTTCCAAATATGGTCTAATTCAATTGACGATTTAATGTTACTTAGTACCGAAGTGATTCGTTTATTAGATGTAAAGAAAACAATTGATACTTATAACATTTCTCCTCCTCCTCCAGTATTTGTAAAAAAAGGATTCTACAAAAATGGCGTATTAAATTTAGACATAGTTAATGTAAATGGAAGTACTACTGTTGAATTTGATGCCGGATTTAAACAAACAGAGACTAGTAATTTAGATAATATGTCATCAACAATAGTTTTAGATAAAAAATACATTTCAAATGTAATTTTAGATACTGGTAAACTATTTGACATAGGCTTTAGAATTGGTGATGGAACCAATACACCAGATGACTTATTCATGTCTGATGGTTCATGGGGTGTTGATGATGCAGCTACTAGCACTAATGTTACAGATTTCACTGTAACACCAAATGAAGATCAAACTGATGATACTGAAATGTCTATAGAAAGAAATATAAATTTAAAAGCTTCAACAAAAGAATACGTTTCCGTATATAAAGCATTTAATCCTAGATTTAAATCTGTTGATATTTCTTCATACAATGCTTTAAAGTTTAAAGGAAATGGTACAGGTACCCTTGAAGTTCGTTTTATAAAAGAAAGTATTAATGTTTGGGAAGATCAATTTAATGCTACTGTTAATTTAGGTACAACTAATCAAGAATACACAATCCTTTTCGATGATTTTACATCTACCAAAAACTCAAAAGCAGATTTCAGTGATGTAGTTACATTAGTATTTACTATGGTTTCTAAAAATGGTGAAAAACAAGTAAAAGAAATGAATATTAGTGAATTAAAATTAGTTAATTCTAGTGCGTTGTCAACTAATGATGAAGCTAATTCTTTAGCTAATCAAATTTCTGTAACACCTAACCCTATGATTGAATCAGCAAATGTTCAGTTTAATAGCTCACAATATCAAAATGGTAGTTTAATCCTTTACAATCAATTAGGTCAAATAATTCAAAAAAGTGATTTAAAGATAAATAGTGGTAAAAATGAAGTTACTATATACAGAAACAAATTAGCCACTGGAGTTTATTTCTTTAAAATTAAAAGTGATAACTTAAATTATATTACCAAAAAGTTAGTTATCAAATAA